A stretch of Aedes aegypti strain LVP_AGWG chromosome 2, AaegL5.0 Primary Assembly, whole genome shotgun sequence DNA encodes these proteins:
- the LOC5572619 gene encoding uncharacterized protein LOC5572619, which yields MTLALDELTPVAPQQWPELRDLFKVDWPRHEIAHNTVQNYINWITIDPRIKQLKVLTLNDSWRQNGTYIIIDRYYMFIHTLDDSKDTLRRALLLIDWDYSYKISHVSESFRFTLYDVFHTRSVELQIEDRSTNLYKLPKERSLTLDCTAPRGFTLKKLEPKHAVQINAVWPHRCEGSEYTLKRLIAWNPSIGLFDESDRLLAWSLCWTTGTIAAIQVDEEHLRKGYGSLVVRAIAKEMAKVDMNCQAIVHCANAVSKAMFAKIGFEVVGSCFVVRTKARKLVEYVHQS from the exons ATGACGCTCGCTCTCGATGAACTCACGCCAGTCGCACCACAACAATGGCCTGAGCTGAGAGATTTATTCAAAGTTGATTGGCCTCGGCACGAGATTGCTCATAATACGGTGCAGAATTACATAAATTGGATAACCATTGATCCTCGCATCAAGCAGCTGAAGGTGTTAACACTGAATGACAGTTGGCGCCAGAATGGAACGTACATTATTATC GACAGATACTACATGTTCATACACACTCTGGATGATTCGAAAGATACCCTACGTCGAGCGCTGCTCCTCATCGATTGGGACTACAGCTACAAGATAAGTCACGTCTCTGAGTCTTTCCGATTCACTCTATATGATGTATTCCACACGCGTTCAGTTGAACTACAAATAGAAGATCGGTCAACCAATCTTTACAAGCTTCCCAAGGAAAGATCACTCACTCTGGATTGCACTGCTCCTCGAGGTTTCACGTTGAAAAAACTAGAACCCAAGCATGCCGTCCAGATCAACGCAGTATGGCCTCATCGCTGTGAAGGATCAGAATATACGCTAAAGCGGCTCATTGCATGGAATCCATCGATAGGTCTGTTTGATGAATCTGATAGGCTGCTGGCGTGGAGTCTGTGCTGGACTACGGGTACCATCGCTGCAATCCAGGTTGATGAGGAACACCTTCGTAAGGGCTATGGTTCGCTTGTTGTTCGAGCGATCGCCAAAGAGATGGCCAAGGTTGACATGAACTGTCAAGCAATTGTTCACTGTGCGAACGCGGTTTCGAAAGCAATGTTTGCCAAGATAGGGTTTGAGGTAGTTGGATCATGTTTTGTTGTGAGAACCAAGGCGAGAAAGCTTGTTGAATATGTTCATCAGAGCTGA